The Micavibrio sp. TMED2 genome includes a window with the following:
- a CDS encoding cold-shock protein: protein MPTGTVKWFNATKGYGFIEPDDGGKDVFLHITAVERAGMNNPTEGQRIEFELVTDEKRGKTSAGNIKAA from the coding sequence TACAGGCACCGTGAAATGGTTTAATGCGACTAAAGGTTATGGCTTCATCGAGCCCGATGATGGCGGCAAGGACGTGTTCCTGCACATCACCGCAGTTGAGCGCGCCGGGATGAACAACCCAACCGAAGGTCAGCGTATCGAATTTGAACTCGTGACCGACGAAAAACGTGGCAAGACCTCAGCCGGCAACATCAAAGCCGCCTAA
- a CDS encoding deoxyribose-phosphate aldolase, translating into MVIQTPPFNTDRYAAEIAAAKQVKGTPETARKALQALDLTTLQDNATRKGTETKAEIAAFLETATESVDGSKIAAVCVYPNHVRQAADATRGTGIGVATVVNFYDGDEPAQKVAADTRMAKKAGATEIDVVIPFKTFTDRYDEQTGEVLSATRKAAPLQKMKVILETNQLQDTTKIYEASIAAITAGADMLKTSTGKNDGDVTLEHAAAMLAAIKDTGMNIGLKISKGVKTNEQAAQFMALADSIMGEGWSADRDNFRFGASSLRTDLVANMDLPAAKRPADAPESKPGMNGDY; encoded by the coding sequence ATGGTTATCCAAACGCCCCCGTTCAATACCGACAGATATGCCGCAGAAATTGCAGCGGCCAAACAGGTTAAAGGGACACCTGAGACGGCGCGCAAGGCCTTGCAGGCTCTTGATCTGACAACGCTGCAGGACAATGCCACGCGCAAGGGAACCGAGACCAAGGCGGAAATCGCCGCATTTCTCGAAACTGCTACGGAATCAGTCGACGGCTCGAAAATCGCTGCCGTTTGCGTCTATCCGAATCATGTGCGCCAGGCAGCCGATGCCACCCGCGGCACCGGTATCGGCGTTGCCACCGTGGTCAATTTCTATGATGGCGATGAGCCGGCCCAGAAGGTTGCTGCTGATACCCGTATGGCGAAGAAGGCAGGTGCCACCGAGATCGATGTGGTGATCCCGTTCAAAACCTTCACCGATCGCTATGACGAGCAGACCGGCGAGGTGCTGAGTGCCACCCGCAAGGCCGCCCCGCTGCAGAAGATGAAAGTGATTCTCGAGACCAACCAGCTGCAGGACACGACCAAAATCTATGAGGCATCCATCGCCGCGATTACCGCCGGTGCCGATATGCTCAAGACCTCAACCGGCAAGAATGACGGCGATGTGACCCTTGAGCACGCAGCGGCCATGCTGGCAGCGATCAAGGATACCGGCATGAATATCGGCCTGAAAATCTCCAAGGGCGTCAAAACCAATGAGCAGGCCGCGCAGTTCATGGCGCTGGCCGACAGCATCATGGGTGAGGGCTGGTCTGCCGATCGTGACAATTTCCGTTTCGGTGCTTCCAGCCTGCGCACCGATCTGGTGGCCAATATGGACCTGCCAGCCGCCAAGCGTCCGGCTGATGCACCTGAATCCAAACCCGGTATGAACGGCGATTATTGA